Proteins encoded in a region of the Isosphaeraceae bacterium EP7 genome:
- the tssG gene encoding type VI secretion system baseplate subunit TssG produces the protein MAPPSRRPALALAEILGAEPHRFDFFQAVRLLGLLRPGRAAVGRSARPGREIVRFAARLGLAFPPSSIHTLNGLDVGAGAPRADDPPPVMTVAFLGLTGPSGAMPHAYTELVQERRRAGDAGLAAFLDLFNHRLISLFYRAWEKHRPLVADEQARLRAVAHGRPDDDGLNRHLMALIGLGLPALRDRQGLPDSVPLAYANLFARRQRPAVMLSAMLLDYADYPVEVIQFQGSWLALDPADRSRMGRAGGFNRLGVDLVVGGRVRDVQGRFRLRIGPLDLGQYRALLPGGPSLRPLAELTRLYVGGELSFDVQLVLKADQVPPCRLGATPGAGARLGRDAWLVSRPREADADEAVFPSGV, from the coding sequence ATGGCCCCCCCGAGCCGGCGACCGGCCCTTGCTCTAGCCGAGATCCTCGGCGCCGAGCCCCACCGATTCGACTTCTTCCAGGCCGTCCGCCTGCTCGGCCTGCTGCGCCCCGGCCGCGCGGCGGTGGGCCGCTCGGCGCGTCCCGGCCGGGAGATCGTCCGGTTCGCCGCCAGGCTCGGGCTGGCCTTCCCCCCCAGCTCCATTCACACGCTCAACGGCCTGGATGTCGGGGCGGGGGCCCCGCGCGCGGACGACCCGCCGCCGGTGATGACCGTCGCCTTCCTCGGCCTCACCGGCCCCTCGGGCGCGATGCCTCACGCCTACACGGAGCTCGTCCAGGAACGCAGGCGCGCCGGAGACGCCGGCCTGGCCGCCTTCCTCGACCTGTTCAACCACCGGCTCATCTCGCTCTTCTATCGGGCCTGGGAAAAGCACCGGCCGCTGGTTGCCGACGAGCAGGCGAGGCTCCGCGCCGTCGCGCACGGCCGCCCCGACGACGACGGGCTGAACCGCCACCTCATGGCGCTCATCGGCCTGGGGCTGCCCGCCCTGCGCGACCGCCAGGGGTTGCCCGACTCCGTCCCGCTGGCGTACGCGAACCTCTTCGCACGCCGTCAGCGGCCCGCCGTGATGCTCTCGGCCATGCTGCTCGACTACGCCGATTATCCCGTCGAGGTCATCCAGTTCCAGGGCTCATGGCTGGCCCTCGACCCCGCCGATCGGTCGCGGATGGGCCGCGCGGGGGGCTTCAACCGCCTGGGCGTCGACCTCGTGGTCGGGGGACGCGTCCGCGACGTCCAGGGCCGCTTCCGGCTACGCATCGGCCCGCTCGACCTCGGCCAGTACCGGGCCCTCCTGCCGGGCGGCCCGTCGCTGCGGCCGCTCGCCGAGCTGACCCGCCTCTATGTCGGCGGCGAGCTCTCCTTCGACGTCCAGCTCGTGCTGAAGGCCGACCAGGTCCCCCCGTGCCGGCTGGGTGCCACCCCCGGGGCCGGCGCCCGCCTGGGGCGCGACGCCTGGCTCGTCAGCCGGCCGAGGGAGGCCGACGCCGATGAGGCCGTCTTCCCCTCGGGAGTCTGA
- the tssA gene encoding type VI secretion system protein TssA has product MPTPPLLDLDELLAPIREESPSGESLVYEPEYDAIRQARRSDDSSNVGVWQSSDSKVADWDAVVDLGLACLRTKSKDAQIAAWMAEALARRHGPAGLRDGLKLVRAIQESFWETYHPEIDDGDLESRLGPFVFLNGTIPPLLRSMPLTRGLGDRPFGFFDWKKSREIENDLRKNPDLLEEMKPVDRAALVRAEDFDTQVTQTPRAFYELLSEDLDGCLEAWKDLDTAANDRFGRLAPSLVEIKKAIEDLRKFLVPTVKLKREREPDAAPAVDEEIEEETEEIEERDDFVEDEPEAEATEELEPEPVIEAPRRVSRPKTSTSGPIADADEARGRILDAAEYLRRNRAESSAGYLVPRALRMADVFDAGESVDPAILEAPSSEARQSLRRLASDGEWEAALAQAEAAVSGPEGRGWLDAQRLAISAMEQGAGGDLSRPAAAAKALLGALLRSYPGLPDQELADGTPAANAETRAWLREQFDATEQPAHVETPAPPAYIPPPPDMRDAETSELDPWDLALPLAQAGRAGEGIQLLRRALNGSSTGRERFVRKLQMAELCLMAGHVRVALPLAEELARQVDDFRLEHWEDERLIARVWAALYRCLKALDPAPSERAQQAFTRLCRLDIDAAMACGDGGTHA; this is encoded by the coding sequence ATGCCGACCCCTCCGCTGCTGGACCTGGATGAATTGCTGGCGCCGATCCGCGAGGAGAGCCCCTCGGGCGAGAGCCTGGTCTACGAGCCCGAGTACGACGCGATCCGCCAGGCCAGGCGATCCGACGACAGTTCCAACGTGGGCGTCTGGCAGTCCAGCGACTCCAAGGTGGCCGACTGGGACGCCGTCGTCGACCTGGGCCTCGCCTGCCTGCGCACGAAGTCCAAAGATGCGCAAATTGCCGCCTGGATGGCCGAAGCCCTGGCCCGCAGGCACGGCCCGGCCGGGCTGCGCGACGGCCTTAAACTCGTCCGCGCCATCCAGGAATCGTTCTGGGAGACGTACCACCCCGAGATCGACGACGGCGACCTCGAATCGCGCCTCGGCCCGTTCGTCTTCCTGAACGGGACCATCCCCCCGCTGCTGCGGTCGATGCCCCTGACCAGGGGGCTCGGCGACCGGCCCTTCGGCTTCTTCGACTGGAAGAAGTCGCGCGAGATCGAGAACGACCTCCGCAAGAATCCCGACCTGCTCGAAGAGATGAAGCCCGTCGACCGCGCCGCCCTGGTGCGCGCCGAGGACTTCGACACCCAGGTCACGCAGACCCCGCGCGCGTTCTACGAGCTGCTCTCCGAGGACCTCGACGGTTGCCTCGAAGCCTGGAAAGACCTCGACACGGCCGCGAACGACCGCTTCGGCCGGCTGGCCCCCAGCCTGGTCGAGATCAAGAAGGCGATCGAGGACCTGCGCAAGTTCCTCGTCCCGACCGTCAAGCTCAAGCGCGAGCGGGAGCCCGACGCGGCGCCGGCGGTCGACGAGGAGATCGAGGAAGAGACCGAGGAGATCGAAGAACGCGACGATTTTGTCGAGGATGAGCCTGAAGCCGAGGCGACGGAAGAACTTGAGCCCGAGCCCGTCATCGAGGCACCCCGGCGTGTCTCCAGGCCCAAAACGTCGACATCAGGGCCGATTGCCGACGCGGATGAGGCGCGAGGGCGCATCCTCGACGCGGCCGAGTATCTGCGGCGCAACAGGGCCGAGTCGTCGGCCGGCTATCTCGTCCCGCGTGCCCTGCGGATGGCCGACGTATTCGACGCGGGCGAATCCGTTGATCCAGCGATCCTGGAGGCGCCTTCCAGCGAGGCGCGCCAGTCATTGCGTCGGCTCGCCTCGGACGGGGAGTGGGAGGCCGCGCTGGCGCAGGCCGAGGCCGCGGTCTCGGGCCCCGAAGGCCGGGGTTGGCTCGACGCCCAGCGGCTGGCGATCTCGGCGATGGAACAAGGCGCCGGCGGCGACCTGTCCCGACCGGCCGCCGCCGCGAAGGCCCTGCTCGGCGCCTTGCTGCGATCCTATCCCGGGCTGCCCGACCAGGAACTGGCCGACGGCACCCCGGCCGCCAACGCCGAGACCCGCGCCTGGCTGCGCGAGCAGTTCGACGCAACAGAACAACCGGCACACGTGGAAACGCCCGCCCCGCCCGCCTATATCCCGCCTCCGCCAGACATGCGCGACGCCGAGACGTCCGAACTCGATCCCTGGGACCTGGCCTTGCCGCTGGCGCAGGCAGGCCGGGCGGGGGAGGGGATCCAGTTGCTGCGGCGAGCCCTGAACGGGTCGTCGACGGGGCGCGAGAGGTTCGTCCGCAAATTGCAGATGGCCGAGCTCTGCCTGATGGCCGGCCACGTCCGTGTCGCCCTGCCGCTGGCCGAGGAATTGGCCCGGCAAGTCGATGATTTCAGGCTGGAGCACTGGGAAGACGAGCGGCTGATCGCACGCGTCTGGGCGGCCCTCTACCGCTGCCTGAAGGCGCTGGACCCCGCCCCCTCGGAGCGGGCGCAGCAGGCCTTCACGCGGCTCTGCCGGCTGGATATCGACGCGGCGATGGCATGCGGCGATGGCGGCACGCATGCATGA
- a CDS encoding type VI secretion system tube protein Hcp yields MAVDYFLKLDGAGIKGESPVEGLTDYMQIESYSWGATQTGSFSHGGGGGGGKVSMQDFHFTMKTNKASPKLMAACASGEHIKTGTLIARKAGGKAAVQFLKVVMSDLLVSSYQTGGSGGGDEIPMDQISLNFAKVDFTYKDQKADGTAGSDVVGGWDLKKMTAGK; encoded by the coding sequence ATGGCTGTTGATTACTTCCTGAAGCTCGATGGCGCGGGCATCAAGGGCGAGTCGCCCGTCGAGGGCCTGACCGACTACATGCAGATCGAGTCATACAGCTGGGGCGCGACGCAGACCGGGTCGTTCTCGCACGGGGGCGGCGGCGGCGGCGGCAAGGTGAGCATGCAGGACTTCCACTTCACGATGAAGACGAACAAGGCGTCGCCCAAGCTGATGGCCGCCTGCGCCAGCGGCGAGCACATCAAGACGGGGACGCTGATCGCCCGCAAGGCCGGCGGCAAGGCGGCCGTCCAGTTCCTCAAGGTCGTGATGTCCGACCTGCTGGTCTCCAGCTACCAGACCGGCGGCTCGGGCGGCGGCGACGAGATCCCGATGGACCAGATCAGCCTGAACTTCGCCAAGGTCGACTTCACCTACAAGGACCAGAAGGCCGACGGCACCGCGGGCAGCGACGTCGTGGGCGGCTGGGACCTGAAGAAGATGACCGCCGGCAAGTGA
- the tssB gene encoding type VI secretion system contractile sheath small subunit, whose protein sequence is MIARIGMFFRLGSYGEMTAMAAESTQHKLDRIRKPRVHMTYDVQVGDAIQAKELPFVVGVMADLSGKPEEALPKLKDRKFVDIDRDTFNKVLAGIKPRLAFQVDNTLQGDGSKMNVELKFSHIDDFSPEAVVKQVEPLRKLLEARDKLSNLLNKMDGNDKLEELLQDVINNTESLKALGAETGRGKGAIAGASTPQGEDA, encoded by the coding sequence ATGATCGCCCGAATCGGCATGTTCTTCCGCCTCGGATCCTATGGGGAGATGACCGCGATGGCCGCCGAGAGCACCCAGCATAAGCTGGACCGGATCCGCAAGCCGCGCGTCCACATGACCTACGACGTCCAGGTGGGCGACGCCATCCAGGCCAAGGAGCTCCCGTTCGTGGTGGGCGTGATGGCCGACCTGTCGGGCAAGCCCGAGGAGGCCCTGCCCAAGCTGAAGGACCGCAAGTTCGTCGACATCGACCGCGACACCTTCAACAAGGTGCTGGCCGGGATCAAGCCGAGGCTGGCCTTCCAGGTGGACAACACGCTGCAGGGCGACGGCTCGAAGATGAACGTCGAGCTGAAGTTCTCGCACATCGACGACTTCAGCCCCGAGGCGGTCGTCAAGCAGGTGGAGCCGCTGCGAAAGCTGCTGGAGGCGCGCGACAAGCTGTCGAACCTGCTGAACAAGATGGACGGCAACGACAAGCTGGAAGAGCTACTCCAGGACGTGATCAACAACACCGAATCATTGAAGGCCCTGGGAGCCGAGACCGGCCGGGGCAAGGGCGCCATCGCGGGCGCGAGCACGCCGCAAGGGGAGGACGCCTGA
- the tssE gene encoding type VI secretion system baseplate subunit TssE — MPPPTVDRKLVVSILDRLVDADPGRRSGESPDPPATVAAVRASVKRDLEWLLNCKRSPIDLPEDLRHLQVSSLTYGLPDFTASSLNDQSHRDQLRRAIEQAIARFEPRLTRVRVSLVREPGVDRNLRFKIDAMLRADPAPVAVTFDSTLELATRSFVVGEDTL, encoded by the coding sequence ATGCCGCCACCGACCGTCGACCGCAAGCTCGTCGTCTCGATCCTCGACCGGCTCGTCGACGCCGACCCGGGCCGCCGTTCGGGGGAGTCGCCCGACCCGCCGGCTACCGTCGCCGCCGTCCGGGCCTCGGTCAAGCGCGACCTGGAATGGCTGCTCAACTGCAAGCGGTCGCCGATCGACCTGCCCGAGGACCTGCGGCACTTGCAAGTCTCCTCGCTGACGTACGGACTGCCCGACTTCACCGCGTCGAGCCTGAACGACCAGTCGCACCGCGACCAGCTGCGCCGGGCCATCGAGCAGGCCATCGCCCGGTTCGAGCCCAGGCTCACCCGGGTGCGCGTCAGCCTGGTGCGCGAGCCCGGCGTCGACCGCAACCTCCGATTCAAGATCGATGCCATGCTGAGGGCCGACCCCGCCCCCGTGGCCGTCACGTTCGACTCCACCCTGGAGCTGGCCACCCGCTCGTTCGTCGTGGGGGAGGACACCCTTTGA
- the tssF gene encoding type VI secretion system baseplate subunit TssF, giving the protein MIDELLGYYNSELEYLREMGAEFAGKYPRLASRLLLEADKCEDPHVERLLEGVAFLTARVRKKIDDEFPEITDGLIGLLQPHYQRPLPSMTVVQFVPGRDAARAAEPTRIEQGTRLDSRPAAGGPCRFRTTSPVALWPVDVAAVRLDLDRVNVEGKPPDAVALLQLTLRPAEGLSFGQLGAMDRLRFYLDGTGTTPYVLHELLLNDARGVMARGRTADGRVELISLPPDCLRPVGFEPDEAMFPQPGHAFPGYRLLQEFFAFPQKFLFVDMTGLSRLSTRGFVGDVDLLVFLGRSPRSDLMVQPETFRLGCAPAVNLFPLITEPIALSQVQHEYRVVPDVARQGTTEVYSVDGVSGSDGYLGKAVEYRPFYSVQHGADGRPSAYWHAARRPSPRKDDPGTEVYLSFTDPEFNPRVPASEVITVRATCTNRDLPAKLPFGGEAGDFTAEAGVSLSRVRCLVKPTRSLRPPSGRGAQWRLISMLSLNHLSISDDGDGRGLDALREILRLHDFADSPATRQMIGGIVGLSCRRVAGRTGRAFGPAACLGQEVTVEFDEAEFAGSSAFLLASVLDRFLGLYASINSFSQLVARTRQREGILRKWPPRAGDRPLL; this is encoded by the coding sequence TTGATCGACGAGCTGCTGGGCTATTACAACAGCGAGCTGGAATATCTCCGCGAGATGGGGGCCGAGTTCGCCGGCAAGTACCCGCGCCTGGCGTCGAGGCTGCTGCTGGAGGCCGACAAGTGCGAGGACCCGCACGTCGAGCGGCTGCTGGAAGGGGTCGCCTTCCTCACCGCCCGGGTGCGCAAAAAGATCGACGACGAGTTCCCCGAGATCACCGACGGCCTGATCGGCCTGCTCCAGCCGCACTACCAGCGCCCCCTGCCGTCGATGACCGTCGTCCAGTTCGTCCCCGGCCGCGACGCGGCCAGGGCCGCCGAGCCGACGCGGATCGAGCAGGGCACCCGGCTCGACTCCAGGCCCGCCGCCGGCGGCCCCTGCCGGTTCCGTACCACCTCCCCGGTCGCGCTCTGGCCTGTGGACGTGGCCGCCGTCCGGCTCGACCTCGACCGCGTGAACGTCGAGGGCAAGCCCCCCGACGCCGTGGCTCTGCTGCAACTGACCTTGCGCCCCGCCGAGGGCCTGTCCTTCGGCCAGCTGGGCGCCATGGACCGGCTGCGGTTCTACCTGGACGGCACCGGGACCACCCCTTACGTCCTGCACGAACTCCTGCTGAATGACGCCCGGGGCGTGATGGCGCGGGGCCGCACGGCCGACGGTCGGGTCGAGCTGATCTCGCTGCCGCCCGACTGCCTCCGGCCGGTCGGCTTCGAGCCCGACGAGGCGATGTTCCCCCAGCCGGGGCACGCCTTCCCCGGCTACCGGTTGCTCCAGGAATTCTTCGCGTTCCCCCAGAAGTTCTTATTCGTCGATATGACGGGATTGTCCCGCCTGTCGACCCGCGGCTTCGTCGGCGACGTCGACCTGCTCGTCTTCCTGGGCCGCTCACCCCGGTCCGACCTGATGGTGCAGCCCGAGACCTTCCGCCTGGGGTGCGCCCCCGCGGTGAACCTGTTCCCGCTGATCACCGAGCCCATCGCCCTGTCCCAGGTTCAGCACGAGTACCGAGTCGTGCCCGACGTCGCGCGCCAGGGGACCACCGAGGTCTATTCCGTCGACGGCGTCAGCGGCTCGGACGGGTATCTCGGCAAGGCCGTCGAGTATCGGCCGTTCTACTCGGTGCAGCACGGCGCCGACGGCCGGCCGTCGGCCTACTGGCACGCCGCCCGACGGCCCTCGCCGCGCAAGGATGACCCGGGCACCGAGGTCTATCTCTCGTTCACCGACCCCGAGTTCAACCCGCGCGTGCCCGCCTCCGAGGTCATCACCGTCCGTGCCACCTGCACCAATCGCGACCTGCCGGCGAAGCTCCCCTTCGGCGGCGAGGCGGGCGACTTCACGGCCGAGGCCGGCGTCTCGCTCAGCCGGGTCCGCTGCCTGGTCAAGCCGACCAGGTCGCTGCGCCCCCCGTCGGGCCGGGGCGCCCAGTGGCGACTCATCTCCATGCTCTCGCTCAATCACCTGTCGATCTCGGACGACGGCGACGGCCGCGGCCTGGACGCCCTGCGCGAGATCCTCAGGCTGCACGACTTCGCCGACTCGCCCGCCACCCGGCAGATGATCGGCGGGATCGTCGGGCTGTCCTGCCGCCGCGTCGCGGGCCGGACGGGCCGCGCCTTCGGCCCGGCCGCCTGCCTGGGACAGGAGGTGACCGTCGAGTTCGACGAGGCCGAGTTCGCCGGCAGCAGCGCGTTCCTGCTGGCCTCGGTGCTCGACCGCTTCCTCGGCCTCTATGCCTCGATCAACTCATTCAGCCAGCTCGTCGCGCGGACCCGACAGCGGGAAGGAATCCTGAGAAAATGGCCCCCCCGAGCCGGCGACCGGCCCTTGCTCTAG
- a CDS encoding type VI secretion system accessory protein TagJ, translated as MTARELLEAGRLGEAIAVLGAELKARPTDKGLRVFLFELLCFAGEYDRAGKQLDAIGRLETTQTEVQLGVRQYVDLLAAERSRAAVFAGKARPRFPLLPPEGVALHADALAQLAAGDAAGAGELLKRAEGLHEVVRGSRDGVEFDEVRDADDVLAPVVEVLTAAGYFWVPWSQVQYLEVDPPKRLRDLIWAPAKLATHDGQLGEVFLPALYPGSHTHADESVKLGRATDWQEFEPGSELRRGLGAKLCLVGDEAWTVGELGTLQMARETADTDAGERA; from the coding sequence ATGACGGCCAGGGAGTTGCTGGAAGCGGGACGGCTGGGCGAGGCCATCGCCGTGCTCGGGGCCGAGTTGAAGGCCAGACCGACCGACAAGGGGCTGCGCGTCTTCCTGTTCGAGCTGCTCTGCTTCGCCGGCGAGTACGACCGCGCCGGCAAGCAGCTCGACGCGATCGGCCGACTGGAGACGACCCAGACCGAGGTCCAGCTCGGCGTCCGCCAGTACGTCGACCTGCTCGCCGCCGAGCGTTCCCGCGCGGCGGTCTTCGCCGGCAAGGCCAGGCCCCGGTTCCCGCTGCTGCCGCCCGAAGGCGTGGCCTTGCACGCCGACGCCCTCGCGCAACTGGCCGCCGGGGACGCCGCCGGCGCCGGCGAGCTGCTGAAGCGGGCCGAGGGGTTGCACGAGGTAGTGCGCGGGTCGCGCGACGGGGTGGAGTTCGACGAGGTGCGGGACGCCGACGACGTGCTGGCGCCGGTGGTCGAGGTGCTGACGGCGGCCGGCTATTTCTGGGTCCCCTGGTCGCAGGTGCAATACCTGGAAGTGGACCCGCCGAAGCGGCTGCGCGACCTGATCTGGGCCCCCGCCAAGCTGGCCACCCACGACGGCCAGCTCGGCGAGGTCTTCCTCCCCGCACTCTATCCCGGCTCTCACACGCACGCCGACGAGTCGGTGAAGCTGGGCCGAGCCACCGACTGGCAGGAATTCGAGCCCGGATCGGAGCTGCGCCGGGGCCTGGGTGCCAAGCTCTGCCTGGTGGGTGATGAGGCCTGGACCGTGGGCGAGCTGGGCACCCTGCAGATGGCCCGCGAAACCGCCGACACCGACGCGGGGGAGCGGGCCTGA
- the tssC gene encoding type VI secretion system contractile sheath large subunit yields MSSAEASRPAAAGASTTVQETGLLDRIIAQGRLARDDEQRALAKDLIGEFVDQIMSGTMTVSPDTSAMINARIAQIDALLSEQLNAILHHEDFQKLEASWRGLHYLVHQAETGTSLKLRVMNASKKDLLKDMERAAEFDQSALFKKVYEDEYGMFGGAPFGALVGDYEFGRSPQDISLLEKISNVAAAAHAPFLSAASPQLFNWDDFTETSGPRDLAKIFETADYTKWRSFRNSDDARYVALALPHILMREPYGPETVPVEAFNFKEDVDGTDHGKYLWGNAAYALATRLTDSFAQHHWCASIRGVEGGGLVQGLKTHTFATDDGEVALKCPTEVAITDRREKELSDLGFMPLVHCKNTDYAAFFGAQSCQNAKTYNDDSANANARLATQLPYILATSRIAHYLKSMMRDKVGSFMSRTDVEQFLNAWILQYVTEDDTASASVKASHPLREARIDVEEVPGKPGSYRAIAYLRPHFQLEELTVSLRLVAELPQSVK; encoded by the coding sequence ATGAGCAGCGCCGAAGCCAGCCGACCCGCCGCCGCGGGCGCCTCGACCACCGTGCAGGAGACCGGCCTGCTCGACAGGATCATCGCCCAGGGGAGGCTGGCCCGCGACGACGAGCAGCGGGCGCTGGCCAAGGACCTGATCGGCGAGTTCGTCGACCAGATCATGTCGGGCACGATGACCGTCTCGCCCGACACCTCGGCGATGATCAACGCGCGGATCGCGCAGATCGATGCCCTGCTGTCCGAGCAGCTCAACGCCATCCTCCACCACGAGGACTTCCAGAAGCTGGAGGCGTCGTGGCGCGGGCTGCACTACCTGGTGCACCAGGCCGAGACGGGCACCTCCTTGAAGCTGCGGGTGATGAACGCCAGCAAGAAGGACCTGCTCAAGGACATGGAGCGGGCCGCCGAGTTCGACCAGAGCGCCCTGTTCAAGAAGGTGTACGAGGACGAATACGGCATGTTCGGCGGGGCCCCGTTCGGCGCCCTGGTGGGCGACTACGAGTTCGGTCGGTCGCCGCAGGACATCTCGCTGCTGGAGAAGATCTCCAACGTCGCCGCCGCGGCGCACGCCCCGTTCCTGTCGGCCGCCAGCCCGCAGCTGTTCAACTGGGACGACTTCACCGAGACCTCCGGCCCGCGCGACCTGGCCAAGATCTTCGAGACGGCCGACTACACCAAGTGGCGCAGCTTCCGCAACTCCGACGACGCCCGCTACGTCGCGCTCGCCCTCCCTCATATCCTGATGCGTGAGCCCTACGGGCCCGAGACCGTCCCGGTGGAGGCGTTCAACTTCAAGGAGGACGTCGACGGCACCGACCACGGCAAGTACCTCTGGGGCAACGCCGCCTACGCCCTGGCCACCCGCCTGACCGACTCGTTCGCGCAGCACCACTGGTGCGCCTCGATCCGCGGCGTCGAGGGGGGCGGCCTGGTGCAGGGGCTCAAGACGCACACGTTCGCCACCGACGACGGCGAGGTGGCGCTGAAGTGCCCGACGGAGGTGGCCATCACCGACCGCCGCGAGAAGGAGCTCTCAGACCTGGGGTTCATGCCGCTGGTCCACTGCAAGAACACGGATTACGCCGCGTTCTTCGGCGCCCAGTCGTGCCAGAATGCCAAGACGTACAACGACGACTCGGCCAATGCGAACGCGCGGCTGGCCACGCAGCTCCCCTACATCCTGGCCACGTCGCGGATTGCGCATTACCTCAAGTCGATGATGCGTGACAAGGTCGGCTCGTTCATGAGCCGGACCGACGTCGAGCAATTCCTCAACGCCTGGATCCTCCAGTACGTCACCGAGGACGACACCGCGTCGGCGTCGGTGAAGGCCAGCCACCCGCTGCGCGAGGCCCGGATCGACGTCGAGGAGGTGCCCGGCAAGCCCGGCAGCTACCGCGCGATCGCCTACCTCCGGCCGCATTTCCAGCTGGAGGAGCTGACCGTCTCGCTGCGCCTGGTGGCCGAGCTGCCGCAGTCGGTGAAGTGA